One genomic region from Osmerus mordax isolate fOsmMor3 chromosome 4, fOsmMor3.pri, whole genome shotgun sequence encodes:
- the LOC136941811 gene encoding uncharacterized protein isoform X1: MSTSSSNTRFSTDTESRRRRVVADSLAHLWVCDPQGPPQEPPCECLPSHTPDLVETSCTVHPGLCPSKCLGSTHLRPGQLSSQDLCEEVSSRTTLRAENEVEANKLANNYRFGFRKWKSHVTERPFEVRSDVVKELYSELTVIKPHTGLLITCGNVMYVFLFGWWLSLTYLVASTLMFISIIGAPYGQLCWNLSCYFLWPFGKFIQEVGGGVGRFPDYEDVPVEVEENKDSSPILLPSPTEGPCADLTPTDLPRPYWLRASTYAWLLLAYPILALAHSLACVLAWALVFTIPVAKMNARTLRVILLMPPEAIAVSSCSPRKHPTSECRALLCCYHAVNWYYYKYTVDGINVFAANLLPLVIVALVIGYVDKDNQFASSEAKFATTICSIIPLSYYIGMGIASISAQSNFAVGALVNATFGSITEMTFYITALLRGHREGNTCLQEMVKAALTGTLLGCILFLPGICMIIGGLKHPEQRFNSRSAGVSSALLFISVGGVFAPTLFSKAYGHLLCEGCTKATGNISGPFVCRNCHYDLSENNDTLFHNHIEPLVYSVSVLLPAAYIIGLIFTLKTHSYIYDIHVEEGQCKRGAHTTCAKTNLIMNTNVQPYICHKNQVCFECFLSCSIMLSVLAVSSHQGAVVHWSRWRSFFILIVATLLMSACADLLTEHIQPILSQPNISQYFIGVTILAMVPEIPEIVNGIQFSLQNNISLSVEVGSCIAVQVCMLQIPLLVLFNVFYDVGFVLVFSDLHLGASIFAVIMVNYIFMDGKSDYLQGTALVVVYLILLALYFFAPSPAGC; this comes from the exons ATGTCTACCTCGTCCTCCAACACACGTTTTTCGACAGACACAGAAAGTAGAAGACGGAGAGTAGTAGCCGACAGCCTGG CACACCTCTGGGTCTGTGACCCCCAGGGCCCACCACAAGAGCCTCCCTGTGAGTGCCTGCCCAGCCACACCCCAGACCTGGTGGAGACATCCTGCACCGTGCACCCTGGACTCTGCCCCTCCAAATGCCTGGGGTCTACACACCTAC GACCTGGCCAGCTCTCCTCTCAGGACTTGTGTGAGGAGGTCAGCAGCCGAACCACCCTCAGAGCAGAGAATGAAGTGGAAGCTAACAAGTTAGCCAACAACTACAGG TTTGGCTTCAGAAAGTGGAAGAGTCATGTGACAGAACGACCATTTGAAGTCAGGTCTGATGTCGTAAAAGAACTGTACTCCGAGCTCACCGTCATTAAACCACACACAG GGTTATTGATTACCTGTGGAAATGTgatgtatgtgtttctgtttggctGGTGGCTGTCTCTGACCTACCTCGTGGCCAGCACCCTCATGTTCATCAGCATCATCGGAGCGCCCTATG GTCAGCTCTGCTGGAATTTGTCATGCTACTTCCTGTGGCCTTTTGGGAAGTTCATTCAAGAG gttggaggtggggtggggaggttcCCAGACTATGAGGATGTcccagtggaggtggaggaaaacAAGGACAGCTCCCCCATTCTCCTGCCCTCACCCACAGAGGGGCCCTGCGCAGACCTGACCCCTACAGACCTGCCCAGGCCGTATTGG CTACGTGCAAGCACCTATGCGTGGCTGCTGCTGGCATACCCTATTCTGGCCCTGGCCCACAGTCTGGCCTGCGTCCTGGCCTGGGCCCTGGTCTTCACCATCCCTGTGGCCAAGATGAATGCCCGCACCCTGCGTGTCATCCTCCTCATGCCCCCGGAGGCCATCGCTGTCTCCAGCTGCTCCCCGAGGAAG CATCCGACCAGTGAGTGCCGGGCGCTCCTGTGCTGTTACCATGCTGTCAACTGGTACTATTACAAGTACACCGTGGATGGAATTAATGTGTTTGCTGCCA ACCTCCTTCCTCTGGTGATTGTTGCCCTGGTGATTGGCTATGTTGACAAGGACAACCAGTTCGCCAGCTCCGAGGCCAAGTTTGCTACGACCATCTGCTCCATCATCCCACTGTCTTACTACATTGGGATGGGCATTGCCAG TATCTCAGCCCAGAGTAACTTTGCTGTGGGCGCGTTGGTAAACGCCACCTTTGGGTCCATCACGGAGATGACCTTCTATATCACTGCCCTGCTCCGTGGCCACAGGGAGGGGAACACCTGCCTGCAGGAGATGGTGAAGGCTGCCCTGACTGGAACCTTGCTGGGCTGcatcctcttccttcct GGCATCTGCATGATCATAGGAGGTCTGAAGCACCCAGAGCAGAGGTTCAACAGTCGCTCTGCTGGCGTGAGCTCTGCCCTGCTCTTCATCTCTGTGGGAG gcGTGTTTGCCCCCACATTGTTCTCCAAGGCGTATGGACacctgctgtgtgagggctgCACTAAAGCCACGGGAAACATCAGCGGACCCTTTGTCTGCCGTAACTGCCACTACGACCTG agTGAGAACAACGACACACTGTTCCACAACCACATTGA GCCGCTGGTATACTCAGTCTCTGTCCTTCTGCCTGCTGCCTACATTATCGGCCTCATCTTCACTCTGAAGACACATTCCTACATTTATGATATTCATGTTGAAGAGGGACAGTGTAAGAGGGGGGCACACACCACATGCGCAAAGACAAACCTCATCATGAATACTAATGTGCAACCATATATCTGCCACAAAAATCAAGTATGTTTTGAGTGTTTCTTGAGTTGTTCCATCATGTTGTCTGTTTTAGCTGTGtccagccaccagggggcagtggtGCACTGGTCCCGCTGGCGGTCCTTCTTCATCCTTATTGTGGCCACCCTCCTGATGTCTGCCTGTGCTGACCTTCTAACAGAGCACATCCAGCCCATACTGAGCCAACCTAATAtctcccag TACTTCATAGGTGTGACCATCCTGGCCATGGTACCTGAGATCCCAGAGATTGTTAATGGAATACAGTTTTCCTTGCAAAACAACATCAGTCTGAG TGTGGAAGTGGGGAGCTGCATCGCTGTCCAGGTGTGCATGTTGCAGATCCCTTTGCTAGTCCTCTTCAACGTCTTTTAT GATGTGGGCTTTGTGCTCGTCTTCAGTGACCTCCACCTGGGGGCCAGCATCTTCGCTGTGATCATGGTCAACTACATCTTCATGGACGGGAAGTCTGACTACCTTCAGG GCACAGCTCTGGTGGTTGTCTACCTGATCCTGCTGGCTCTTTACTTCTTTGCTCCATCCCCTGCCGGATGCTGA
- the LOC136941811 gene encoding uncharacterized protein isoform X4 has protein sequence MSTSSSNTRFSTDTESRRRRVVADSLAHLWVCDPQGPPQEPPCECLPSHTPDLVETSCTVHPGLCPSKCLGSTHLRPGQLSSQDLCEEVSSRTTLRAENEVEANKLANNYRFGFRKWKSHVTERPFEVRSDVVKELYSELTVIKPHTGLLITCGNVMYVFLFGWWLSLTYLVASTLMFISIIGAPYGQLCWNLSCYFLWPFGKFIQEVGGGVGRFPDYEDVPVEVEENKDSSPILLPSPTEGPCADLTPTDLPRPYWLRASTYAWLLLAYPILALAHSLACVLAWALVFTIPVAKMNARTLRVILLMPPEAIAVSSCSPRKHPTSECRALLCCYHAVNWYYYKYTVDGINVFAANLLPLVIVALVIGYVDKDNQFASSEAKFATTICSIIPLSYYIGMGIASISAQSNFAVGALVNATFGSITEMTFYITALLRGHREGNTCLQEMVKAALTGTLLGCILFLPGICMIIGGLKHPEQRFNSRSAGVSSALLFISVGGVFAPTLFSKAYGHLLCEGCTKATGNISGPFVCRNCHYDLSENNDTLFHNHIEPLVYSVSVLLPAAYIIGLIFTLKTHSYIYDIHVEEGQCKRGAHTTCAKTNLIMNTNVQPYICHKNQVCFECFLSCSIMLSVLAVSSHQGAVVHWSRWRSFFILIVATLLMSACADLLTEHIQPILSQPNISQYFIGVTILAMVPEIPEIVNGIQFSLQNNISLRMWALCSSSVTSTWGPASSL, from the exons ATGTCTACCTCGTCCTCCAACACACGTTTTTCGACAGACACAGAAAGTAGAAGACGGAGAGTAGTAGCCGACAGCCTGG CACACCTCTGGGTCTGTGACCCCCAGGGCCCACCACAAGAGCCTCCCTGTGAGTGCCTGCCCAGCCACACCCCAGACCTGGTGGAGACATCCTGCACCGTGCACCCTGGACTCTGCCCCTCCAAATGCCTGGGGTCTACACACCTAC GACCTGGCCAGCTCTCCTCTCAGGACTTGTGTGAGGAGGTCAGCAGCCGAACCACCCTCAGAGCAGAGAATGAAGTGGAAGCTAACAAGTTAGCCAACAACTACAGG TTTGGCTTCAGAAAGTGGAAGAGTCATGTGACAGAACGACCATTTGAAGTCAGGTCTGATGTCGTAAAAGAACTGTACTCCGAGCTCACCGTCATTAAACCACACACAG GGTTATTGATTACCTGTGGAAATGTgatgtatgtgtttctgtttggctGGTGGCTGTCTCTGACCTACCTCGTGGCCAGCACCCTCATGTTCATCAGCATCATCGGAGCGCCCTATG GTCAGCTCTGCTGGAATTTGTCATGCTACTTCCTGTGGCCTTTTGGGAAGTTCATTCAAGAG gttggaggtggggtggggaggttcCCAGACTATGAGGATGTcccagtggaggtggaggaaaacAAGGACAGCTCCCCCATTCTCCTGCCCTCACCCACAGAGGGGCCCTGCGCAGACCTGACCCCTACAGACCTGCCCAGGCCGTATTGG CTACGTGCAAGCACCTATGCGTGGCTGCTGCTGGCATACCCTATTCTGGCCCTGGCCCACAGTCTGGCCTGCGTCCTGGCCTGGGCCCTGGTCTTCACCATCCCTGTGGCCAAGATGAATGCCCGCACCCTGCGTGTCATCCTCCTCATGCCCCCGGAGGCCATCGCTGTCTCCAGCTGCTCCCCGAGGAAG CATCCGACCAGTGAGTGCCGGGCGCTCCTGTGCTGTTACCATGCTGTCAACTGGTACTATTACAAGTACACCGTGGATGGAATTAATGTGTTTGCTGCCA ACCTCCTTCCTCTGGTGATTGTTGCCCTGGTGATTGGCTATGTTGACAAGGACAACCAGTTCGCCAGCTCCGAGGCCAAGTTTGCTACGACCATCTGCTCCATCATCCCACTGTCTTACTACATTGGGATGGGCATTGCCAG TATCTCAGCCCAGAGTAACTTTGCTGTGGGCGCGTTGGTAAACGCCACCTTTGGGTCCATCACGGAGATGACCTTCTATATCACTGCCCTGCTCCGTGGCCACAGGGAGGGGAACACCTGCCTGCAGGAGATGGTGAAGGCTGCCCTGACTGGAACCTTGCTGGGCTGcatcctcttccttcct GGCATCTGCATGATCATAGGAGGTCTGAAGCACCCAGAGCAGAGGTTCAACAGTCGCTCTGCTGGCGTGAGCTCTGCCCTGCTCTTCATCTCTGTGGGAG gcGTGTTTGCCCCCACATTGTTCTCCAAGGCGTATGGACacctgctgtgtgagggctgCACTAAAGCCACGGGAAACATCAGCGGACCCTTTGTCTGCCGTAACTGCCACTACGACCTG agTGAGAACAACGACACACTGTTCCACAACCACATTGA GCCGCTGGTATACTCAGTCTCTGTCCTTCTGCCTGCTGCCTACATTATCGGCCTCATCTTCACTCTGAAGACACATTCCTACATTTATGATATTCATGTTGAAGAGGGACAGTGTAAGAGGGGGGCACACACCACATGCGCAAAGACAAACCTCATCATGAATACTAATGTGCAACCATATATCTGCCACAAAAATCAAGTATGTTTTGAGTGTTTCTTGAGTTGTTCCATCATGTTGTCTGTTTTAGCTGTGtccagccaccagggggcagtggtGCACTGGTCCCGCTGGCGGTCCTTCTTCATCCTTATTGTGGCCACCCTCCTGATGTCTGCCTGTGCTGACCTTCTAACAGAGCACATCCAGCCCATACTGAGCCAACCTAATAtctcccag TACTTCATAGGTGTGACCATCCTGGCCATGGTACCTGAGATCCCAGAGATTGTTAATGGAATACAGTTTTCCTTGCAAAACAACATCAGTCTGAG GATGTGGGCTTTGTGCTCGTCTTCAGTGACCTCCACCTGGGGGCCAGCATCTTCGCTGTGA
- the LOC136941811 gene encoding uncharacterized protein isoform X3 — MSTSSSNTRFSTDTESRRRRVVADSLAHLWVCDPQGPPQEPPCECLPSHTPDLVETSCTVHPGLCPSKCLGSTHLRPGQLSSQDLCEEVSSRTTLRAENEVEANKLANNYRFGFRKWKSHVTERPFEVRSDVVKELYSELTVIKPHTGLLITCGNVMYVFLFGWWLSLTYLVASTLMFISIIGAPYGQLCWNLSCYFLWPFGKFIQEVGGGVGRFPDYEDVPVEVEENKDSSPILLPSPTEGPCADLTPTDLPRPYWLRASTYAWLLLAYPILALAHSLACVLAWALVFTIPVAKMNARTLRVILLMPPEAIAVSSCSPRKHPTSECRALLCCYHAVNWYYYKYTVDGINVFAANLLPLVIVALVIGYVDKDNQFASSEAKFATTICSIIPLSYYIGMGIASISAQSNFAVGALVNATFGSITEMTFYITALLRGHREGNTCLQEMVKAALTGTLLGCILFLPGICMIIGGLKHPEQRFNSRSAGVSSALLFISVGGVFAPTLFSKAYGHLLCEGCTKATGNISGPFVCRNCHYDLSENNDTLFHNHIEPLVYSVSVLLPAAYIIGLIFTLKTHSYIYDIHVEEGQSVSSHQGAVVHWSRWRSFFILIVATLLMSACADLLTEHIQPILSQPNISQYFIGVTILAMVPEIPEIVNGIQFSLQNNISLSVEVGSCIAVQVCMLQIPLLVLFNVFYDVGFVLVFSDLHLGASIFAVIMVNYIFMDGKSDYLQGTALVVVYLILLALYFFAPSPAGC, encoded by the exons ATGTCTACCTCGTCCTCCAACACACGTTTTTCGACAGACACAGAAAGTAGAAGACGGAGAGTAGTAGCCGACAGCCTGG CACACCTCTGGGTCTGTGACCCCCAGGGCCCACCACAAGAGCCTCCCTGTGAGTGCCTGCCCAGCCACACCCCAGACCTGGTGGAGACATCCTGCACCGTGCACCCTGGACTCTGCCCCTCCAAATGCCTGGGGTCTACACACCTAC GACCTGGCCAGCTCTCCTCTCAGGACTTGTGTGAGGAGGTCAGCAGCCGAACCACCCTCAGAGCAGAGAATGAAGTGGAAGCTAACAAGTTAGCCAACAACTACAGG TTTGGCTTCAGAAAGTGGAAGAGTCATGTGACAGAACGACCATTTGAAGTCAGGTCTGATGTCGTAAAAGAACTGTACTCCGAGCTCACCGTCATTAAACCACACACAG GGTTATTGATTACCTGTGGAAATGTgatgtatgtgtttctgtttggctGGTGGCTGTCTCTGACCTACCTCGTGGCCAGCACCCTCATGTTCATCAGCATCATCGGAGCGCCCTATG GTCAGCTCTGCTGGAATTTGTCATGCTACTTCCTGTGGCCTTTTGGGAAGTTCATTCAAGAG gttggaggtggggtggggaggttcCCAGACTATGAGGATGTcccagtggaggtggaggaaaacAAGGACAGCTCCCCCATTCTCCTGCCCTCACCCACAGAGGGGCCCTGCGCAGACCTGACCCCTACAGACCTGCCCAGGCCGTATTGG CTACGTGCAAGCACCTATGCGTGGCTGCTGCTGGCATACCCTATTCTGGCCCTGGCCCACAGTCTGGCCTGCGTCCTGGCCTGGGCCCTGGTCTTCACCATCCCTGTGGCCAAGATGAATGCCCGCACCCTGCGTGTCATCCTCCTCATGCCCCCGGAGGCCATCGCTGTCTCCAGCTGCTCCCCGAGGAAG CATCCGACCAGTGAGTGCCGGGCGCTCCTGTGCTGTTACCATGCTGTCAACTGGTACTATTACAAGTACACCGTGGATGGAATTAATGTGTTTGCTGCCA ACCTCCTTCCTCTGGTGATTGTTGCCCTGGTGATTGGCTATGTTGACAAGGACAACCAGTTCGCCAGCTCCGAGGCCAAGTTTGCTACGACCATCTGCTCCATCATCCCACTGTCTTACTACATTGGGATGGGCATTGCCAG TATCTCAGCCCAGAGTAACTTTGCTGTGGGCGCGTTGGTAAACGCCACCTTTGGGTCCATCACGGAGATGACCTTCTATATCACTGCCCTGCTCCGTGGCCACAGGGAGGGGAACACCTGCCTGCAGGAGATGGTGAAGGCTGCCCTGACTGGAACCTTGCTGGGCTGcatcctcttccttcct GGCATCTGCATGATCATAGGAGGTCTGAAGCACCCAGAGCAGAGGTTCAACAGTCGCTCTGCTGGCGTGAGCTCTGCCCTGCTCTTCATCTCTGTGGGAG gcGTGTTTGCCCCCACATTGTTCTCCAAGGCGTATGGACacctgctgtgtgagggctgCACTAAAGCCACGGGAAACATCAGCGGACCCTTTGTCTGCCGTAACTGCCACTACGACCTG agTGAGAACAACGACACACTGTTCCACAACCACATTGA GCCGCTGGTATACTCAGTCTCTGTCCTTCTGCCTGCTGCCTACATTATCGGCCTCATCTTCACTCTGAAGACACATTCCTACATTTATGATATTCATGTTGAAGAGGGACAGT CTGTGtccagccaccagggggcagtggtGCACTGGTCCCGCTGGCGGTCCTTCTTCATCCTTATTGTGGCCACCCTCCTGATGTCTGCCTGTGCTGACCTTCTAACAGAGCACATCCAGCCCATACTGAGCCAACCTAATAtctcccag TACTTCATAGGTGTGACCATCCTGGCCATGGTACCTGAGATCCCAGAGATTGTTAATGGAATACAGTTTTCCTTGCAAAACAACATCAGTCTGAG TGTGGAAGTGGGGAGCTGCATCGCTGTCCAGGTGTGCATGTTGCAGATCCCTTTGCTAGTCCTCTTCAACGTCTTTTAT GATGTGGGCTTTGTGCTCGTCTTCAGTGACCTCCACCTGGGGGCCAGCATCTTCGCTGTGATCATGGTCAACTACATCTTCATGGACGGGAAGTCTGACTACCTTCAGG GCACAGCTCTGGTGGTTGTCTACCTGATCCTGCTGGCTCTTTACTTCTTTGCTCCATCCCCTGCCGGATGCTGA
- the LOC136941811 gene encoding uncharacterized protein isoform X2, translated as MSTSSSNTRFSTDTESRRRRVVADSLAHLWVCDPQGPPQEPPCECLPSHTPDLVETSCTVHPGLCPSKCLGSTHLRPGQLSSQDLCEEVSSRTTLRAENEVEANKLANNYRFGFRKWKSHVTERPFEVRSDVVKELYSELTVIKPHTGQLCWNLSCYFLWPFGKFIQEVGGGVGRFPDYEDVPVEVEENKDSSPILLPSPTEGPCADLTPTDLPRPYWLRASTYAWLLLAYPILALAHSLACVLAWALVFTIPVAKMNARTLRVILLMPPEAIAVSSCSPRKHPTSECRALLCCYHAVNWYYYKYTVDGINVFAANLLPLVIVALVIGYVDKDNQFASSEAKFATTICSIIPLSYYIGMGIASISAQSNFAVGALVNATFGSITEMTFYITALLRGHREGNTCLQEMVKAALTGTLLGCILFLPGICMIIGGLKHPEQRFNSRSAGVSSALLFISVGGVFAPTLFSKAYGHLLCEGCTKATGNISGPFVCRNCHYDLSENNDTLFHNHIEPLVYSVSVLLPAAYIIGLIFTLKTHSYIYDIHVEEGQCKRGAHTTCAKTNLIMNTNVQPYICHKNQVCFECFLSCSIMLSVLAVSSHQGAVVHWSRWRSFFILIVATLLMSACADLLTEHIQPILSQPNISQYFIGVTILAMVPEIPEIVNGIQFSLQNNISLSVEVGSCIAVQVCMLQIPLLVLFNVFYDVGFVLVFSDLHLGASIFAVIMVNYIFMDGKSDYLQGTALVVVYLILLALYFFAPSPAGC; from the exons ATGTCTACCTCGTCCTCCAACACACGTTTTTCGACAGACACAGAAAGTAGAAGACGGAGAGTAGTAGCCGACAGCCTGG CACACCTCTGGGTCTGTGACCCCCAGGGCCCACCACAAGAGCCTCCCTGTGAGTGCCTGCCCAGCCACACCCCAGACCTGGTGGAGACATCCTGCACCGTGCACCCTGGACTCTGCCCCTCCAAATGCCTGGGGTCTACACACCTAC GACCTGGCCAGCTCTCCTCTCAGGACTTGTGTGAGGAGGTCAGCAGCCGAACCACCCTCAGAGCAGAGAATGAAGTGGAAGCTAACAAGTTAGCCAACAACTACAGG TTTGGCTTCAGAAAGTGGAAGAGTCATGTGACAGAACGACCATTTGAAGTCAGGTCTGATGTCGTAAAAGAACTGTACTCCGAGCTCACCGTCATTAAACCACACACAG GTCAGCTCTGCTGGAATTTGTCATGCTACTTCCTGTGGCCTTTTGGGAAGTTCATTCAAGAG gttggaggtggggtggggaggttcCCAGACTATGAGGATGTcccagtggaggtggaggaaaacAAGGACAGCTCCCCCATTCTCCTGCCCTCACCCACAGAGGGGCCCTGCGCAGACCTGACCCCTACAGACCTGCCCAGGCCGTATTGG CTACGTGCAAGCACCTATGCGTGGCTGCTGCTGGCATACCCTATTCTGGCCCTGGCCCACAGTCTGGCCTGCGTCCTGGCCTGGGCCCTGGTCTTCACCATCCCTGTGGCCAAGATGAATGCCCGCACCCTGCGTGTCATCCTCCTCATGCCCCCGGAGGCCATCGCTGTCTCCAGCTGCTCCCCGAGGAAG CATCCGACCAGTGAGTGCCGGGCGCTCCTGTGCTGTTACCATGCTGTCAACTGGTACTATTACAAGTACACCGTGGATGGAATTAATGTGTTTGCTGCCA ACCTCCTTCCTCTGGTGATTGTTGCCCTGGTGATTGGCTATGTTGACAAGGACAACCAGTTCGCCAGCTCCGAGGCCAAGTTTGCTACGACCATCTGCTCCATCATCCCACTGTCTTACTACATTGGGATGGGCATTGCCAG TATCTCAGCCCAGAGTAACTTTGCTGTGGGCGCGTTGGTAAACGCCACCTTTGGGTCCATCACGGAGATGACCTTCTATATCACTGCCCTGCTCCGTGGCCACAGGGAGGGGAACACCTGCCTGCAGGAGATGGTGAAGGCTGCCCTGACTGGAACCTTGCTGGGCTGcatcctcttccttcct GGCATCTGCATGATCATAGGAGGTCTGAAGCACCCAGAGCAGAGGTTCAACAGTCGCTCTGCTGGCGTGAGCTCTGCCCTGCTCTTCATCTCTGTGGGAG gcGTGTTTGCCCCCACATTGTTCTCCAAGGCGTATGGACacctgctgtgtgagggctgCACTAAAGCCACGGGAAACATCAGCGGACCCTTTGTCTGCCGTAACTGCCACTACGACCTG agTGAGAACAACGACACACTGTTCCACAACCACATTGA GCCGCTGGTATACTCAGTCTCTGTCCTTCTGCCTGCTGCCTACATTATCGGCCTCATCTTCACTCTGAAGACACATTCCTACATTTATGATATTCATGTTGAAGAGGGACAGTGTAAGAGGGGGGCACACACCACATGCGCAAAGACAAACCTCATCATGAATACTAATGTGCAACCATATATCTGCCACAAAAATCAAGTATGTTTTGAGTGTTTCTTGAGTTGTTCCATCATGTTGTCTGTTTTAGCTGTGtccagccaccagggggcagtggtGCACTGGTCCCGCTGGCGGTCCTTCTTCATCCTTATTGTGGCCACCCTCCTGATGTCTGCCTGTGCTGACCTTCTAACAGAGCACATCCAGCCCATACTGAGCCAACCTAATAtctcccag TACTTCATAGGTGTGACCATCCTGGCCATGGTACCTGAGATCCCAGAGATTGTTAATGGAATACAGTTTTCCTTGCAAAACAACATCAGTCTGAG TGTGGAAGTGGGGAGCTGCATCGCTGTCCAGGTGTGCATGTTGCAGATCCCTTTGCTAGTCCTCTTCAACGTCTTTTAT GATGTGGGCTTTGTGCTCGTCTTCAGTGACCTCCACCTGGGGGCCAGCATCTTCGCTGTGATCATGGTCAACTACATCTTCATGGACGGGAAGTCTGACTACCTTCAGG GCACAGCTCTGGTGGTTGTCTACCTGATCCTGCTGGCTCTTTACTTCTTTGCTCCATCCCCTGCCGGATGCTGA
- the LOC136941811 gene encoding uncharacterized protein isoform X5, with amino-acid sequence MLLPVAFWEVHSRGTLPPPHSPPFIQEVGGGVGRFPDYEDVPVEVEENKDSSPILLPSPTEGPCADLTPTDLPRPYWLRASTYAWLLLAYPILALAHSLACVLAWALVFTIPVAKMNARTLRVILLMPPEAIAVSSCSPRKHPTSECRALLCCYHAVNWYYYKYTVDGINVFAANLLPLVIVALVIGYVDKDNQFASSEAKFATTICSIIPLSYYIGMGIASISAQSNFAVGALVNATFGSITEMTFYITALLRGHREGNTCLQEMVKAALTGTLLGCILFLPGICMIIGGLKHPEQRFNSRSAGVSSALLFISVGGVFAPTLFSKAYGHLLCEGCTKATGNISGPFVCRNCHYDLSENNDTLFHNHIEPLVYSVSVLLPAAYIIGLIFTLKTHSYIYDIHVEEGQCKRGAHTTCAKTNLIMNTNVQPYICHKNQVCFECFLSCSIMLSVLAVSSHQGAVVHWSRWRSFFILIVATLLMSACADLLTEHIQPILSQPNISQYFIGVTILAMVPEIPEIVNGIQFSLQNNISLSVEVGSCIAVQVCMLQIPLLVLFNVFYDVGFVLVFSDLHLGASIFAVIMVNYIFMDGKSDYLQGTALVVVYLILLALYFFAPSPAGC; translated from the exons ATGCTACTTCCTGTGGCCTTTTGGGAAGTTCATTCAAGAGgtaccttaccccccccccactccccaccctTCATTCAGGAG gttggaggtggggtggggaggttcCCAGACTATGAGGATGTcccagtggaggtggaggaaaacAAGGACAGCTCCCCCATTCTCCTGCCCTCACCCACAGAGGGGCCCTGCGCAGACCTGACCCCTACAGACCTGCCCAGGCCGTATTGG CTACGTGCAAGCACCTATGCGTGGCTGCTGCTGGCATACCCTATTCTGGCCCTGGCCCACAGTCTGGCCTGCGTCCTGGCCTGGGCCCTGGTCTTCACCATCCCTGTGGCCAAGATGAATGCCCGCACCCTGCGTGTCATCCTCCTCATGCCCCCGGAGGCCATCGCTGTCTCCAGCTGCTCCCCGAGGAAG CATCCGACCAGTGAGTGCCGGGCGCTCCTGTGCTGTTACCATGCTGTCAACTGGTACTATTACAAGTACACCGTGGATGGAATTAATGTGTTTGCTGCCA ACCTCCTTCCTCTGGTGATTGTTGCCCTGGTGATTGGCTATGTTGACAAGGACAACCAGTTCGCCAGCTCCGAGGCCAAGTTTGCTACGACCATCTGCTCCATCATCCCACTGTCTTACTACATTGGGATGGGCATTGCCAG TATCTCAGCCCAGAGTAACTTTGCTGTGGGCGCGTTGGTAAACGCCACCTTTGGGTCCATCACGGAGATGACCTTCTATATCACTGCCCTGCTCCGTGGCCACAGGGAGGGGAACACCTGCCTGCAGGAGATGGTGAAGGCTGCCCTGACTGGAACCTTGCTGGGCTGcatcctcttccttcct GGCATCTGCATGATCATAGGAGGTCTGAAGCACCCAGAGCAGAGGTTCAACAGTCGCTCTGCTGGCGTGAGCTCTGCCCTGCTCTTCATCTCTGTGGGAG gcGTGTTTGCCCCCACATTGTTCTCCAAGGCGTATGGACacctgctgtgtgagggctgCACTAAAGCCACGGGAAACATCAGCGGACCCTTTGTCTGCCGTAACTGCCACTACGACCTG agTGAGAACAACGACACACTGTTCCACAACCACATTGA GCCGCTGGTATACTCAGTCTCTGTCCTTCTGCCTGCTGCCTACATTATCGGCCTCATCTTCACTCTGAAGACACATTCCTACATTTATGATATTCATGTTGAAGAGGGACAGTGTAAGAGGGGGGCACACACCACATGCGCAAAGACAAACCTCATCATGAATACTAATGTGCAACCATATATCTGCCACAAAAATCAAGTATGTTTTGAGTGTTTCTTGAGTTGTTCCATCATGTTGTCTGTTTTAGCTGTGtccagccaccagggggcagtggtGCACTGGTCCCGCTGGCGGTCCTTCTTCATCCTTATTGTGGCCACCCTCCTGATGTCTGCCTGTGCTGACCTTCTAACAGAGCACATCCAGCCCATACTGAGCCAACCTAATAtctcccag TACTTCATAGGTGTGACCATCCTGGCCATGGTACCTGAGATCCCAGAGATTGTTAATGGAATACAGTTTTCCTTGCAAAACAACATCAGTCTGAG TGTGGAAGTGGGGAGCTGCATCGCTGTCCAGGTGTGCATGTTGCAGATCCCTTTGCTAGTCCTCTTCAACGTCTTTTAT GATGTGGGCTTTGTGCTCGTCTTCAGTGACCTCCACCTGGGGGCCAGCATCTTCGCTGTGATCATGGTCAACTACATCTTCATGGACGGGAAGTCTGACTACCTTCAGG GCACAGCTCTGGTGGTTGTCTACCTGATCCTGCTGGCTCTTTACTTCTTTGCTCCATCCCCTGCCGGATGCTGA